One genomic window of Cheilinus undulatus linkage group 7, ASM1832078v1, whole genome shotgun sequence includes the following:
- the LOC121511665 gene encoding histone-binding protein N1/N2-like isoform X1, whose translation MPEETSAASSSESVEEKPCSSSAAAAADSSVDVMEEAKKLIGTGKRHLVMGDVVSAVGVFQDACSMLAGKYGDTADECGEAFFLCGKSLLELARMENSVLGNALEGVPEESEEEEPPKDSNIESANNLDEKTRDELRKQVYDAMAEEEKMEAAKTKLESEEENGNAEVKKENGVEKSPVKSDVNGSAGPSISPDGSSQQEVKVNGMEKSPAPPVNGVGEQNGKAKDDESKKEDEKDEEEPEDDDDDDDDDDDDDEEANGQEKDDDEVGNLQLAWEMLEVAKVIYKRKESKDDQLMAAQTYLKLGEVSAESGNYPQALEDFQECLTLQLKHLPPHSRLLAETHYHVATTLCYMDQYSQAIQHYNSSIKVIEARLAMLQEVISAAEGADGATEEKNEMEELKQLLPDIREKVEDAKESQRTASVASQAIQQTLGGASTSSAFMCENGGASSSSAFATASQIPVKSSDSVSASKAASDISHLVRKKRKPEEESPVKDTDAKQAKQEATVNGSGDSSASNGNGVQEGKSQESANQSSPVKSSA comes from the exons ATGCCAGAAGAAACGTCCGCCGCGTCGAGCTCTGAGAG TGTGGAGGAGAAGCCGTGCTCCtcatcagcagcagctgctgcagacaG CTCTGTTGACGTCATGGAAGAGGCAAAGAAACTGATTGGCACAGGAAAGAGGCATCTGGTGATGGGAGATGTTGTTTCTGCTGTCGGAGTCTTTCAGGACGCCTGCAGCATGCT GGCTGGAAAGTATGGTGATACTGCAGATGAGTGTGGTGAGGCCTTCTTTCTCTGTGGGAAGTCTCTACTGGAGCTTGCCAG AATGGAGAACAGTGTCCTTGGCAATGCGCTAGAGGGAGTCCCAGAAGaatcagaggaagaggagccaCCTAAAGACTCAAATATTGAGAGTGCTAACAATCTTGATG AAAAAACTAGAGATGAGCTACGGAAGCAGGTGTACGATGCAATGGCAGAGGAAGAAAAGATGGAGGCTGCTAAAACCAAACTAGAGTCTGAGGAGGAAAATGGCAATGCTGAGGTCAAAAAGGAAAATGGTGTGGAAAAGTCCCCAGTCAAAAGTGATGTGAATGGATCAGCGGGACCTTCAATTTCTCCTGATGGGAGTTCACAACAAGAAGTAAAAGTGAATGGAATGGAGAAGAGCCCAGCCCCTCCTGTGAATGGGGTGGGGGAGCAAAATGGCAAAGCAAAGGATGATGAGTCCAAGAAGGAAGATGAAAAAGATGAGGAGGAACCAGAGG atgacgatgatgatgatgacgacgatgatgatgacgatgaagAGGCTAATGGACAAGAAAAG GACGATGATGAGGTTGGGAATCTACAGTTGGCGTGGGAAATGCTGGAAGTAGCTAAAGTCATCTATAAGAG AAAAGAAAGCAAAGATGACCAGCTGATGGCAGCACAGACGTATCTAAAACTTGGAGAAGTCAGTGCTGAGTCAG GTAACTACCCCCAGGCACTAGAAGACTTCCAGGAGTGTCTCACCCTGCAGCTAAAGCACTTGCCTCCCCACAGTCGCCTGCTGGCTGAGACCCACTACCACGTCGCCACCACACTGTGCTACATGGATCAGTACAGCCAGGCCATCCAACACTATAACAGCTCCATCAAAGTCATCGAGGCCCGTCTGG CCATGTTGCAGGAGGTGATATCTGCAGCAGAGGGAGCAGATGGGGCTACAGAAGAGAAGAATGAGATGGAGGAGCTGAAGCAGCTTCTGCCTGACATCAGGGAAAAAGTTGAAGATGCAAAGGAGAGCCAGAGAACAGCCAGCGTTGCATCCCAGGCCATCCAGCAGACACTA GGCGGTGCTTCAACTTCATCAGCATTCATGTGTGAAAATGGAGGTGCTTCATCATCTTCAGCATTTGCAACAGCCAGCCAG atcccCGTTAAATCATCTGACAGCGTCTCTGCTTCCAAAGCAGCCTCAGACATCTCCCACCTAGTCAGGAAAAAG AGGAAACCAGAGGAGGAGAGCCCAGTAAAGGACACTGATGCTAAACAAGCGAAACAGGAAGCCACAGTTAATGGCAGCGGTGACTCTAGTGCCAGCAACGGCAATGGAGTCCAGGAGGGAAAATCACAGGAG TCTGCCAACCAGTCATCCCCTGTCAAGTCTTCAGCGTGA
- the LOC121511665 gene encoding histone-binding protein N1/N2-like isoform X3: MPEETSAASSSESVEEKPCSSSAAAAADSSVDVMEEAKKLIGTGKRHLVMGDVVSAVGVFQDACSMLAGKYGDTADECGEAFFLCGKSLLELARMENSVLGNALEGVPEESEEEEPPKDSNIESANNLDDDDDDDDDDDDDDEEANGQEKDDDEVGNLQLAWEMLEVAKVIYKRKESKDDQLMAAQTYLKLGEVSAESGNYPQALEDFQECLTLQLKHLPPHSRLLAETHYHVATTLCYMDQYSQAIQHYNSSIKVIEARLAMLQEVISAAEGADGATEEKNEMEELKQLLPDIREKVEDAKESQRTASVASQAIQQTLGGASTSSAFMCENGGASSSSAFATASQIPVKSSDSVSASKAASDISHLVRKKRKPEEESPVKDTDAKQAKQEATVNGSGDSSASNGNGVQEGKSQESANQSSPVKSSA, from the exons ATGCCAGAAGAAACGTCCGCCGCGTCGAGCTCTGAGAG TGTGGAGGAGAAGCCGTGCTCCtcatcagcagcagctgctgcagacaG CTCTGTTGACGTCATGGAAGAGGCAAAGAAACTGATTGGCACAGGAAAGAGGCATCTGGTGATGGGAGATGTTGTTTCTGCTGTCGGAGTCTTTCAGGACGCCTGCAGCATGCT GGCTGGAAAGTATGGTGATACTGCAGATGAGTGTGGTGAGGCCTTCTTTCTCTGTGGGAAGTCTCTACTGGAGCTTGCCAG AATGGAGAACAGTGTCCTTGGCAATGCGCTAGAGGGAGTCCCAGAAGaatcagaggaagaggagccaCCTAAAGACTCAAATATTGAGAGTGCTAACAATCTTGATG atgacgatgatgatgatgacgacgatgatgatgacgatgaagAGGCTAATGGACAAGAAAAG GACGATGATGAGGTTGGGAATCTACAGTTGGCGTGGGAAATGCTGGAAGTAGCTAAAGTCATCTATAAGAG AAAAGAAAGCAAAGATGACCAGCTGATGGCAGCACAGACGTATCTAAAACTTGGAGAAGTCAGTGCTGAGTCAG GTAACTACCCCCAGGCACTAGAAGACTTCCAGGAGTGTCTCACCCTGCAGCTAAAGCACTTGCCTCCCCACAGTCGCCTGCTGGCTGAGACCCACTACCACGTCGCCACCACACTGTGCTACATGGATCAGTACAGCCAGGCCATCCAACACTATAACAGCTCCATCAAAGTCATCGAGGCCCGTCTGG CCATGTTGCAGGAGGTGATATCTGCAGCAGAGGGAGCAGATGGGGCTACAGAAGAGAAGAATGAGATGGAGGAGCTGAAGCAGCTTCTGCCTGACATCAGGGAAAAAGTTGAAGATGCAAAGGAGAGCCAGAGAACAGCCAGCGTTGCATCCCAGGCCATCCAGCAGACACTA GGCGGTGCTTCAACTTCATCAGCATTCATGTGTGAAAATGGAGGTGCTTCATCATCTTCAGCATTTGCAACAGCCAGCCAG atcccCGTTAAATCATCTGACAGCGTCTCTGCTTCCAAAGCAGCCTCAGACATCTCCCACCTAGTCAGGAAAAAG AGGAAACCAGAGGAGGAGAGCCCAGTAAAGGACACTGATGCTAAACAAGCGAAACAGGAAGCCACAGTTAATGGCAGCGGTGACTCTAGTGCCAGCAACGGCAATGGAGTCCAGGAGGGAAAATCACAGGAG TCTGCCAACCAGTCATCCCCTGTCAAGTCTTCAGCGTGA
- the LOC121511665 gene encoding histone-binding protein N1/N2-like isoform X2, whose protein sequence is MPEETSAASSSESVEEKPCSSSAAAAADSSVDVMEEAKKLIGTGKRHLVMGDVVSAVGVFQDACSMLAGKYGDTADECGEAFFLCGKSLLELARMENSVLGNALEGVPEESEEEEPPKDSNIESANNLDEKTRDELRKQVYDAMAEEEKMEAAKTKLESEEENGNAEVKKENGVEKSPVKSDVNGSAGPSISPDGSSQQEVKVNGMEKSPAPPVNGVGEQNGKAKDDESKKEDEKDEEEPEDDDDDDDDDDDDDEEANGQEKDDDEVGNLQLAWEMLEVAKVIYKRKESKDDQLMAAQTYLKLGEVSAESGNYPQALEDFQECLTLQLKHLPPHSRLLAETHYHVATTLCYMDQYSQAIQHYNSSIKVIEARLAMLQEVISAAEGADGATEEKNEMEELKQLLPDIREKVEDAKESQRTASVASQAIQQTLGGASTSSAFMCENGGASSSSAFATASQIPVKSSDSVSASKAASDISHLVRKKSANQSSPVKSSA, encoded by the exons ATGCCAGAAGAAACGTCCGCCGCGTCGAGCTCTGAGAG TGTGGAGGAGAAGCCGTGCTCCtcatcagcagcagctgctgcagacaG CTCTGTTGACGTCATGGAAGAGGCAAAGAAACTGATTGGCACAGGAAAGAGGCATCTGGTGATGGGAGATGTTGTTTCTGCTGTCGGAGTCTTTCAGGACGCCTGCAGCATGCT GGCTGGAAAGTATGGTGATACTGCAGATGAGTGTGGTGAGGCCTTCTTTCTCTGTGGGAAGTCTCTACTGGAGCTTGCCAG AATGGAGAACAGTGTCCTTGGCAATGCGCTAGAGGGAGTCCCAGAAGaatcagaggaagaggagccaCCTAAAGACTCAAATATTGAGAGTGCTAACAATCTTGATG AAAAAACTAGAGATGAGCTACGGAAGCAGGTGTACGATGCAATGGCAGAGGAAGAAAAGATGGAGGCTGCTAAAACCAAACTAGAGTCTGAGGAGGAAAATGGCAATGCTGAGGTCAAAAAGGAAAATGGTGTGGAAAAGTCCCCAGTCAAAAGTGATGTGAATGGATCAGCGGGACCTTCAATTTCTCCTGATGGGAGTTCACAACAAGAAGTAAAAGTGAATGGAATGGAGAAGAGCCCAGCCCCTCCTGTGAATGGGGTGGGGGAGCAAAATGGCAAAGCAAAGGATGATGAGTCCAAGAAGGAAGATGAAAAAGATGAGGAGGAACCAGAGG atgacgatgatgatgatgacgacgatgatgatgacgatgaagAGGCTAATGGACAAGAAAAG GACGATGATGAGGTTGGGAATCTACAGTTGGCGTGGGAAATGCTGGAAGTAGCTAAAGTCATCTATAAGAG AAAAGAAAGCAAAGATGACCAGCTGATGGCAGCACAGACGTATCTAAAACTTGGAGAAGTCAGTGCTGAGTCAG GTAACTACCCCCAGGCACTAGAAGACTTCCAGGAGTGTCTCACCCTGCAGCTAAAGCACTTGCCTCCCCACAGTCGCCTGCTGGCTGAGACCCACTACCACGTCGCCACCACACTGTGCTACATGGATCAGTACAGCCAGGCCATCCAACACTATAACAGCTCCATCAAAGTCATCGAGGCCCGTCTGG CCATGTTGCAGGAGGTGATATCTGCAGCAGAGGGAGCAGATGGGGCTACAGAAGAGAAGAATGAGATGGAGGAGCTGAAGCAGCTTCTGCCTGACATCAGGGAAAAAGTTGAAGATGCAAAGGAGAGCCAGAGAACAGCCAGCGTTGCATCCCAGGCCATCCAGCAGACACTA GGCGGTGCTTCAACTTCATCAGCATTCATGTGTGAAAATGGAGGTGCTTCATCATCTTCAGCATTTGCAACAGCCAGCCAG atcccCGTTAAATCATCTGACAGCGTCTCTGCTTCCAAAGCAGCCTCAGACATCTCCCACCTAGTCAGGAAAAAG TCTGCCAACCAGTCATCCCCTGTCAAGTCTTCAGCGTGA